A window of Tripterygium wilfordii isolate XIE 37 chromosome 7, ASM1340144v1, whole genome shotgun sequence contains these coding sequences:
- the LOC120002946 gene encoding probable WRKY transcription factor 3 produces MAANGEPPSSSSSSPFKSSSSTAPPPSRPTITLPPRPFPEAFFNGGPGSGGMGVGFSPGPMTLVSNFFSDSDDFKSFSQLLAGAMASPGAIPPPRLNFQPSEMTSAGDSSSGDGDFQFKLSRGHGLTIAPPPAMFALPTGLSPATLLDSPGFGLFSPSQGPFGMTHQQALAQVTAQAAQAQSHLHAQPENTSSFSAATSLTQFSSFCENPPNQQQIAPIAPDSRVTTKESSDLSQSDQRSQTCSVAVDKPADDGYNWRKYGQKQVKGSEFPRSYYKCTYSNCPVKKKVERSLDGQVTEIIYKGQHNHEPPQHNKRSKDSGSFNGSANKQGDSELPSKFQSENVNKMNDGVPTYVMSGKDQESSQATPGHQSGTSDSEEVDDTETGANENDKDEPDPKRRNTEVRISSSHRTVTEPRIIVQTTSEVDLLDDGYRWRKYGQKVVKGNPYPRSYYKCTTQGCNVRKHVERAASDPKAVVTTYEGKHIHDVPAAKSSSHNTANSNAYQLKPQDQVQERRALFKKAGSTNGNKQPIARLRLKEEQIT; encoded by the exons ATGGCTGCAAATGGAGAGCcaccttcttcatcatcatcgtcaccgttcaaatcatcttcttcaacaGCTCCTCCACCTTCCCGGCCCACCATAACTCTCCCGCCACGCCCCTTTCCCGAAGCCTTCTTCAACGGCGGCCCGGGCTCGGGGGGCATGGGCGTGGGCTTCAGCCCTGGGCCCATGACCCTTGTCTCTAACTTCTTCTCGGACTCTGACGACTTCAAGTCCTTCTCTCAGCTCCTCGCCGGGGCCATGGCCTCCCCGGGGGCGATTCCTCCCCCGAGGCTCAACTTTCAGCCGTCGGAGATGACGAGTGCTGGAGATAGTAGTTCCGGAGATGGTGATTTTCAGTTCAAGCTGAGCAGGGGGCACGGGCTTACGATTGCGCCTCCACCTGCCATGTTTGCACTGCCGACAGGGTTGAGCCCGGCGACTCTCCTTGATTCTCCAGGATTCGGGCTCTTCTCGCCTTCTCAG GGACCCTTTGGTATGACACACCAGCAGGCCCTGGCACAAGTCACTGCCCAGGCTGCACAAGCTCAGTCCCATCTGCATGCTCAACCTGAAAACACGTCTTCTTTTTCAGCTGCAACATCTTTGACACAATTTTCTTCCTTCTGTGAAAATCCACCCAATCAGCAGCAGATTGCACCTATAGCGCCGGACTCTCGGGTCACAACGAAGGAGTCATCTGACTTATCTCAGTCTGATCAGAGATCCCAAACTTGTTCTGTTGCAGTTGATAAGCCTGCAGATGATGGCTACAATTGGCGTAAATATGGTCAGAAGCAGGTGAAAGGCAGCGAATTTCCACGAAGTTATTACAAATGCACGTATTCTAATTGTCCTGTCAAGAAAAAGGTTGAGCGGTCTCTTGATGGCCAAGTAACTGAAATTATCTACAAAGGGCAGCACAACCACGAACCTCCTCAACATAACAAGCGATCAAAGGATTCTGGAAGCTTCAATGGAAGTGCAAATAAGCAGGGGGATTCTGAATTACCTTCCAAGTTCCAAAGTGAAAAtgtgaacaaaatgaatgatgGGGTACCCACTTATGTAATGTCTGGCAAGGATCAAGAATCTAGCCAAGCTACGCCTGGACATCAATCTGGGACAAGTGACAGTGAGGAAGTGGATGATACTGAAACTGGTGCAAATGAGAATGATAAAGATGAGCCTGACCCGAAGAGACG AAACACAGAGGTCAGGATTTCTTCTTCACATAGAACTGTCACAGAACCTAGAATCATTGTTCAGACAACTAGTGAAGTAGATCTGTTGGATGATGGCTACAGATGGCGCAAGTATGGGCAGAAAGTCGTCAAAGGCAATCCTTATCCAAG GAGCTATTATAAATGCACAACACAAGGATGCAATGTCCGTAAGCACGTTGAGAGGGCTGCTTCGGACCCTAAAGCCGTCGTAACTACATATGAAGGCAAGCATATTCATGATGTACCTGCTGCAAAATCTAGTAGCCACAACACGGCCAACAGTAATGCATATCAGTTAAAACCACAAGACCAGGTACAAGAAAGGCGTGCCTTGTTTAAAAAAGCAGGTTCCACAAACGGTAACAAGCAACCTATAGCACGTTTACGGTTAAAAGAAGAGCAAATAACATAG
- the LOC120001591 gene encoding amino acid transporter AVT1I-like: MESQNHPSQTSQQPAAANGTTFLRTCFNGINALSGVGILSIPFALSQGGWLSLVLLFLVAILCCYTGVLLRRCMDKDPLIKTYPDIGEQAFGHKGRALVSVFMYLELYLVAVEFLILEGDNLSKLFPNKDFRISGVKIGGKQGFVMLTSLIILPTTWLKSLGVLAYVSVGGVLASIIVVACVFWAGAVDGVGFHEGDTLFNLGGIPTAISLFTFCYCGHAVFPTLCNSMKDRSQFSKVLLVCFITSTITYGSMAILGYLMYGEFLKSQVTLNLPIRRISTKIAIYTTLINPLTKYAIIITPIATAIEDTFPFHNSRYLSILIRTILVISTVIVALVIPFFGYVMAFTGAFLGVTVSMLLPCLCYLRLNKAARRPGFELVVILGIIIVGCFVGVVGTYDSVKHIVNHLSK, encoded by the exons ATGGAGAGCCAAAACCATCCCTCACAAACATCACAGCAACCAGCTGCGGCCAACGGAACCACCTTCCTTAGAACCTGTTTCAATGGAATCAATGCATTATCAG GTGTGGGGATACTGTCAATTCCATTTGCACTTAGTCAAGGAGGGTGGCTGAGCTTGGTGCTTCTCTTTTTGGTGGCAATTCTCTGTTGTTACACAGGAGTACTTCTTCGACGTTGTATGGATAAGGATCCCCTCATCAAAACATATCCCGACATAGGCGAGCAAGCCTTTGGACACAAAGGAAGGGCTCTAGTATCCGTCTTCATGTATCTTGAGCTATATTTAGTAGCTGTGGAGTTCTTGATACTAGAAGGTGACAATCTATCTAAGTTGTTTCCAAACAAGGATTTCAGAATTTCCGGCGTGAAAATTGGAGGAAAGCAAGGGTTTGTTATGCTTACTTCTCTTATAATCTTGCCTACAACGTGGCTAAAAAGTTTGGGTGTGCTGGCCTATGTTTCTGTTGGTGGAGTTTTGGCTTCCATCATCGTTGTTGCTTGTGTTTTCTGGGCTGGGGCAGTTGATGGTGTGGGGTTTCACGAAGGAGATACGCTTTTCAATTTAGGAGGAATACCTACGGCCATTAGCTTATTCACCTTCTGCTATTGTGGTCATGCAGTGTTTCCCACACTCTGCAATTCCATGAAAGATAGAAGCCAATTCTCTAAA GTTTTACTTGTCTGCTTTATCACTAGCACCATCACTTACGGATCAATGGCCATTCTAGGATATCTTATGTATGGAGAGTTTCTTAAGTCTCAAGTGACCTTAAACCTACCCATCAGAagaattagcacaaaaataGCAATATATACGACACTAATCAATCCCCTAACAAAGTATGCAATCATAATCACTCCAATTGCTACCGCTATTGAGGATACATTTCCTTTCCATAATAGCAGATATCTCAGTATCCTAATCAGAACAATCCTTGTGATCAGCACTGTGATTGTAGCGTTAGTCATTCCTTTTTTCGGCTATGTAATGGCCTTTACCGGTGCTTTTTTGGGTGTCACGGTCTCAATGTTGTTACCCTGCCTATGCTATCTTCGGTTAAACAAGGCCGCTCGACGTCCTGGGTTTGAGTTAGTAGTTATTTTGGGGATAATCATTGTTGGGTGTTTTGTAGGTGTGGTGGGAACTTACGATTCTGTAAAGCACATAGTGAACCATCTCTCCAAGTAA